In Rhipicephalus sanguineus isolate Rsan-2018 chromosome 1, BIME_Rsan_1.4, whole genome shotgun sequence, the DNA window TCATTCGCAAGGCGACTAAGCGAGCTCTGGATCTCCCTGTGGCCACCTCCAACGCCAAACTCAGAGCTTTAGGCGTGCTCAACTCCTACCAGGAGTTGCGGGAGGCCCACCTTGTCAATCAATACACGCGGCTCGTGCAGACGGCTCCCGGGCGCCGCCTGCTAAACCGATTACAGATCCAACAcgtttgccctgcagaggaggcGGAGCGTATTCCAGAACTCTGGCGCCATATGCTCTCGGTCTCTCCGCTCCCCAGTAACATGGATACgcacacgcacgaaagcagacgacaagcgcgggctcggacgcttgaaagacaacacggctctcgacctggtgtattctacatggacatagcagggccttcgcccaagggattttacacggcctctgtaattcaccaggaaaaacacgtcaatgggctctccttccgagcacaaaattcagagcgagctgaggaagtagcgatagcgcttgctgccgcggatcccaattcgaaagtcatcatcacggactcccgtaaagcatgtgctcactacttggcaggggagatatcccccttagccggccaaattctaaaacgggctgccattgatccgaccccgaaacgcattatatgggctcctggccatcagggcttacgaggtaatgaggccgctgacgcggccgcccgagcgcttacccaccgggctcctcaccctggctcttatgactcagaggccaatacaccgcttctgcggttcaaagaaattctctcatattatcgcgacactcaccgccttttcccggctcctgcaaaggggctgagtaaggcggatgagcgaactctaaggcgcctgcagacaggtactctactctgccctgcaatattaaagcactacgatccaaacacggatgggcggtgcccacactgtggggagacctgcgatatcttccacatggtgtgggcatgtactaaaaatccccacctgcccccttcccctaccccttcacgagaggcatgggagactgccctcctcaactgctcctcactggagtcgcaacgggctctggtgcgacgggcgcgagacggggcctcgtcatgcggtgtcccggactagggacgccgaccatgtaccggggtcatgctttggcccccaaactctcttttttttttcttttataataaatgtttttttcatcatcatcatcaagtcaggcaaacggaaataccatatatgctatgtaaAAAAAcctcatcaaaaggcgtggccgcaatgtaagattttagtaccaatacacgaataatatataaacaagaaatattctttcaagattgttagaacgaacacacagcagtggcaatccactgaagactcttgctgtggaaaataaaacgcagaaggtggaaaagtgcgggaaagagccAAGAGGAACCGCGCGCTGCTCTACAGTGTAGCTAGGGAGCGTGGAGTGaaaaacacacttaaaaaaagaagcaaaataacatgcgctactgcggcccgcgccccggaagctcccggtggggagagggaaacttctttttttccgctgttctccggttttctttctcagcgttttCTAGCGCCGCAAGGGCAGaatggtggagccgcctcctctttcgaagaagccgcacatctgcaggcacgcAAAGCCGCCAAGAAAATGGGACACATgtccgaaacagcaccactaaagacttgcgtttgtcaaaatttacgcgtgtacgtctaggtagtaacaagtttgaattaagttaacgcgaatttatctttttctttaatgtgcaatgtagttacacctttatcTCTTACAGATAATAAGCTCATATTCCTCGATATGCCTATTTCAAAAGtctctgttatcccatcactttgtcagaggtcgccttgcatatgttcgtgacattcatcattttagcacagcatttcaaataaaaatgtgaacccctgtttttaataaaagacaaagcagatacaccgtaacctacattataaagaagttaaaataatcccaacgatgcactgcctcaagattatgcaataatgccagtcagaaatcgcatgctgatcattttatacgtcttgaaaatactaaacaaaaagataagcaagcgaatatgatgcatggaaatgcatgagaaacattccgcggatttgtctgatcttctgactcatacgtataaaagaatcgcataattgagcatttgcggcgggtaacgcgcaacgcgcaacgcgcactgctgttctgttggaatgttaataaaatgtttactagttccgttatttcacataatgataattatcaatgggagcaacacgtgcttaaaactggacgctgtagctttatatttctatgattctatggacgctgtagctttatatttcaagacgcgttagacaaatgcatagctagtgcctcgcggtaatctgccgtcgtcggtgcctcgcatgcaaaacgaaaaacaagtaataaaattacattgctaatagtagacgcttcacgtgccgttgacgatatgTGTGCCTGACTGTAGAGGCTGCGCAACGTAAGCGTACCGTACGTTTCTACACACATGAgaacttaattatcaagtcccttgctgacgcaccacatgggaccaggtgcactgctcgacaccgttagattgatttatatatttgtccagccttacatcggctgcatagagtgatgaggatttgtcagcagagctcatcaatctaacgccgttgttatcgaaagcagagcaaaataacgcgacgtggtgaaaagtattcgtctctgatcgagtgacaagttgaacactggtcaattttactttgaagttcaacatttaggtttcgagctaacaagcgcgagcgcgtttgggcagtatgttgaagaataagtcatgtagtgtagctacaaacgcgatgacggcctttggtcaaacaaggaaaacagcaatgaccgtcaaccacagacgtaagggaaacttccggctaagggataacatcgagttttgctctgaactgactgaagttaagctattaatcggatgctgactagacatgcgatggccataatgatgagcgcatgcattgacaTCAATATGGAAGTTTGAGttcttcggcgttgtgaagaattattcgatcggagaatatcgttaaaatatttttataaccttgagaaatcgcaatatttgaacactctggagatcaatgtatttgccaccaggaagtacataacggataagaaagtgcaatcacgcgaatttatgtttaatgtggctttacaatggtccattgtgccgcggtgtagaattgactgaaatagttcgcaaatggcacgttgattgtaaccgaccatatacattacaccattaataataaactttattgaaaatgaattaaatcattctttctcccatcggaaaggttttggctgctttatagcgagaccaaaaaaatattaattttgtCACACGAATTGTGCGAAATAGAGTTCTCGCGGACTGCACAACTTTAATAGAAAATTTCAGatacgtgtttcaggggcgcgaaagctctaactcattacatgaaaagctgaattgcgaagtgatcttaaaatctggcgttcttgtagcttattacacgtccatttgtctaagaatgacgtcgcatttgcagttctgctccaatcaataaccccacTAAAGttatatgtttgctgtgcctcagttttcccgaatccagccgaatatttctgatgtgcacattaagtatgtgaataagaaaaggtacaattgcggagttggttagaatgcggaatttaaatgtcgaaattcttcacctatttcgcaagaaacttcagaacctttagcgatcgggccgccgagaatcctccgccgcattgtcatgagcacctttcaagccttatgatgacctgttatgatgaagcacttatatgctcaatgtacagtggtacgacatcagtgcttttcaagtgtaccgagcgtttacggtttctgctcgaagctcaagaaaatgtccgcctttgcatgcattagacgcaaagcatttggttgagcaacatcaataaatgggaataaatgcgagtaccgagcagaaatttaattgtgatcctgatactatagcgcgctagggtctattaaaatatcgatgattgtgaactgtccaccgaactgtccaccgctttagcacggtcgtgaatataaatacatgattgatctgatcgagccgcatgacagagggaggacatcagatataatgaaAACATTtaatatagaatcgaatatcgtcatacttgattcggtcttcgggaatagcccatatgcgttaatacgaatatttcaaaatatcatctatgtccaaataaacacaaaattagcgtaaaagtcgcttgcagagccagaatttgATAGTCCGCACACTCTCAAGAGTTTTAATATTTGTACTTGATGCTCAATTtatagttttcatgttaatttgttttaatatTAGTGTGCCAActatattttgtgttaacaacgaaaacggttcaattcaaattcgattcgcttcttggacgcattagcgctgccctagagtggaaatttcgcgcgcctttttttttttctcaccagacacacgtgcgttcccccgaaaaaaaaaaagtggtaacATGGGGTCTTGCGGTCTTACTTTGGAGAGGGAGCGCACGCAGcatgcatcacatccctctcctagaaagaatgacaagtcctgaaaggaggaacggaatgtgCCGAGGG includes these proteins:
- the LOC125757539 gene encoding uncharacterized protein LOC125757539, which produces MRLPRKLAQVEGIQHAVYADDITIWTTEGSIGEMQERLQRAASIVEAYANDCGLQCAPTKSELLHIRAKPTDKSAIHISLSGVPIREVEELRILGLFIHHRLRPDSTIAKLRIVGEQVGRMIHRVSNKRGGLRGRDALRLAHAFVTSRILYAVPYLRTNKHEDDRIDAIIRKATKRALDLPVATSNAKLRALGVLNSYQELREAHLVNQYTRLVQTAPGRRLLNRLQIQHVCPAEEAERIPELWRHMLSVSPLPSNMDTHTHESRRQARARTLERQHGSRPGVFYMDIAGPSPKGFYTASVIHQEKHVNGLSFRAQNSERAEEVAIALAAADPNSKVIITDSRKACAHYLAGEISPLAGQILKRAAIDPTPKRIIWAPGHQGLRGNEAADAAARALTHRAPHPGSYDSEANTPLLRFKEILSYYRDTHRLFPAPAKGLSKADERTLRRLQTGTLLCPAILKHYDPNTDGRCPHCGETCDIFHMVWACTKNPHLPPSPTPSREAWETALLNCSSLESQRALVRRARDGASSCGVPD